In Arachis hypogaea cultivar Tifrunner chromosome 2, arahy.Tifrunner.gnm2.J5K5, whole genome shotgun sequence, a genomic segment contains:
- the LOC112723897 gene encoding uncharacterized protein, with amino-acid sequence MTLEKALYDLGASINLMPLSLMKKFAIEEVKPTRMSLQMADRSLKIPNRVVENLLVKVGKFIFPADFVILDMEEEGHNSIILGRSFLATARAIIDVEKGEMILRVHDEQMIINIFKAMQYPPEKT; translated from the coding sequence ATGACCTTGGAGAAAGCTCTCTATGATttaggtgccagcatcaacttgatgcctctCTCATTAATGAAAAAGTTTGCAATAGAAGAAGTTAAgcccacaaggatgtcactccaaATGGCTGATAGATCACTTAAGATACCCAATAGAGTTGTAGAAAACTTGTTGGTAAAAGTTGGAAAATTCATATTTCCTGCTGACTTTGTTATTttagacatggaagaagagggacATAACTCAATTATTTTAGGGAGATCTTTCTTGGCCACAGCAAGGGCtattatcgatgtagagaaaggtgAAATGATTCtcagggtgcatgatgagcaaatgatcatcaaTATTTTCAAAGCCATGCAATATCCCCCTGAGAAAACATAG